Within Sorghum bicolor cultivar BTx623 chromosome 2, Sorghum_bicolor_NCBIv3, whole genome shotgun sequence, the genomic segment ctgcacagtttgcttataatttgtgagatgaatcttttgagcctaattaatccatgattggacaatatttgtcaaatacaaacgaaatgctacagtatatattttgcaaaaaatagaactaaacaaggcctaacaattAGTTAGCGATTTGGCTAAAAAAATTAGCCTACTTATTAGCTATCATGTTTGAATGTAATAGAGCtaatttttagctagctaagagcaactccaacagtttgactATTCTTGTTGTGGaagctattttagaatttgtaaaatagaaagttggctATTTCTTGGTTTTCGCTGGCCATATATAGCTAAATATTGACACAAGCTGTATGATTGTGGAAAATAGCAAGTCTTTTGTGGATCTTTTTTTTAAAGAAGTTTCTACTCCTactttacaaaatggctaaacaatAGAATTTAACTACTAATTTTAGCTATGCTCTTAGAGTTGCTCTAACAATTAGTTCATGTATGCAAATAGACCCTAAACAAATAACTTTCTTTTTCTTATCAAACATAGCAATATCGTTCCAAATAAGGATATGTTTGATACACATGACTACTACTAGTTAGAGCTAAAACATAGCCCAAATAACTATGTTTCGCTAGTTGGCTGGCTAATAATAACTAGTTAAAGATGCTAAAGGGTTTCTAGCCTTGTGGTTAGAGCACCTGGGTAGCATCTAGCAAACCTGAATGTGAATCTCTGTGGGATCGAATTTAAACAagtctagaaaaaaaaataggttGGGTTTTCTCTAGTTGGCTTTGATTAAAAAGTATAAAAATAGGTTAGGATTTTCTCAACTGACttcgataaaaaaaataactagctgaagactTGACGAAAAATTAACCTACCTATTAGCTCTTTTGTTTAGATGTATTTAGCAATTTTTTAACTAGGTAGCAATTAGCTCTTATATTCAAACATGCTTCAAATCACATTGTCTAACATAGAACACTAAAACCAGTCGGAAATGTGCCTATGTACGAGCTAGTGTATATCGTTTTGTCTTAAGATTGTTTGCATAGTTTGATTCCATCATTTGTTTTATTGTTGAGATAAATATTTTTGAGAGGGCTTATTTTCAAATGTAAACCTAGAGACTCCGCCTCACATGAAGCGGCCCAAAATTAAATGCGACCTGTACCATCTCAGAAAGGCCTGACCCAACCCAACACTTCCTCCACCCGCACCGGCAAGGTCAGTCACCTCCCCCTTTGCAGAATCCCACCCCAAGTCTCGATGCTCCGCCGCATAGCCGCcctccggccgccgccgcgggcggcCACGCCGGTGGGGGCGATTGCGGCGCCCTATTCCTCCAAGTCCACGTCCATCCCTCAGAAGCAGCAGCGCGTCCGAGACCATGCCTTCGATGGCATCATGGAGGTCCAGAAGCGCGTCCGCCGCTTCCACGCCCTCTACTCCCTCCTCCTCTACGCCGCCGCCCCCACCGCACCGTCCCGCGCCGGTGGAAGTGGCGCCGTGTCCGTCCCCTTCACTCGTCTCGGCGCCCTCGCGCGCCGCCAGCTCCGCCTCGCGCCCCTCGACGCTGGCCGCTTCCTCCTGCGCCACGCGCACGCCTTCCACCTCTTCCTCCACCCCGTCCACCGCATGCTCCACATCCGCCTCACCCCACGCGCCGCAGCGGCGCTCGGCGCTGAGGCcgacgccgtcgccgccgcgctcCCCGGCGCCTCCGTGCTACGCCTCCGCAAGCTCCTCCTCCTTGCGCCCCCGCACCGCCGTCTCCGCCTCGAGCACATCCATCTCCTCCGCCGCGACCTCGGCCTCCCAGACGATTTCGCCGAATCTGTCATCCAAGCCAACCCCTCGCTCTTCCGCCTCACCCCTGACGGCTTTGTCGAATTCCTGCCGTCCCCCACCGACCCGCCCGACCTCACCGTCGCCGCCGTAGAGCGCGCTCGGGAGCGCCACTACCGCGAGCACCGCGCCCCCGGCTCCGCCGAGGAGGACGCGCGTTTCGCGTTCCCCATTCGTTTCCCGCCAGGGTTTAAGATAGGCAAGTACTTCCGGATCGCTGTCTGGAAATGGCAGCGCCTCCCCTACGCTTCGCCCTATGCAGACGTCACGGGCCATGATCTGCGCTCGCTTGAGGCGAAACGCCGCATGGAGAAGCGCGCGGTCGCTGCTGTCCATGAGCTTCTCTCGCTCACCGTTGAGAAGCGCACCACATTGGAGCGCC encodes:
- the LOC8054879 gene encoding protein ROOT PRIMORDIUM DEFECTIVE 1 → MLRRIAALRPPPRAATPVGAIAAPYSSKSTSIPQKQQRVRDHAFDGIMEVQKRVRRFHALYSLLLYAAAPTAPSRAGGSGAVSVPFTRLGALARRQLRLAPLDAGRFLLRHAHAFHLFLHPVHRMLHIRLTPRAAAALGAEADAVAAALPGASVLRLRKLLLLAPPHRRLRLEHIHLLRRDLGLPDDFAESVIQANPSLFRLTPDGFVEFLPSPTDPPDLTVAAVERARERHYREHRAPGSAEEDARFAFPIRFPPGFKIGKYFRIAVWKWQRLPYASPYADVTGHDLRSLEAKRRMEKRAVAAVHELLSLTVEKRTTLERLALFRDALGVPKKIKEFLLKYQGIFYISTRGNQGKLHTVFLREAYYKGELVDPNAIHAARRKLEEVLMISPQKANLDRMFTSMGRGWDELGGSGRGGSELRDEFLGDGRGRKKSGDADGAESGEDSGVESLYIE